In the Coleofasciculus chthonoplastes PCC 7420 genome, one interval contains:
- the ltrA gene encoding group II intron reverse transcriptase/maturase: protein MSKASLKTTMEWKAIPWQKLERKVYKLQKRIYRASQRGDVKMTRRLQKMLMKSWAAKCLSVRRVTQDNQGKKTAGVDGVKSLTPKQRLILVENLKLCSKVAPTRRVWIPKPGKEEKRPLGIPTMKDRALQALVKLALEPEWEARFEANSYGFRPGRSCHDAVQAIYDTIRFKGKYVLDADIAKCFDQIDHKALLRKLNTFPTIRRQIRAWLKGGVMDAKQLFPTTEGTPQGGVISPLLANIALHGMENLIKRVFPKRGYSENGVKKTFYPPSVIRYADDFVILHEDLTIVQSGKDIIQEWLKDMGLELKPSKTRLAHTLNPYEQEQPGFDFLGFNIRQYKVGKYHSGKDKYGRALGIKPIITPSKDKQKVHYEQIAEVINAHRNAPQVALIKKLNPIIRGWANYYATQVSKVAYCDQDYLMYQKLRAWAKRRHPKKSGGWVSKKYWQSIDGDNWVFATRQKGNNPTRLLKHSETPIKRYVKVKGESSPYNGNLVYWSSRMGNNPEMPKTLATLLKKQKGKCTHCGLIFRENDVMEVDHRIPKSQGGKDFYDNWQLLHRHCHDTKTVTDGSLGNQSGCNSAKPKLTKRLERVEDKWVMRYA, encoded by the coding sequence ATGTCTAAAGCGAGTTTAAAGACTACGATGGAATGGAAGGCAATACCCTGGCAAAAACTAGAGCGTAAAGTCTACAAGTTGCAGAAGAGAATCTATCGAGCCTCTCAGCGTGGCGATGTGAAAATGACTCGCAGACTCCAAAAGATGCTGATGAAGTCCTGGGCAGCAAAATGTCTCTCGGTTCGCCGGGTTACCCAAGACAATCAAGGTAAGAAGACGGCAGGTGTGGATGGTGTTAAGTCACTGACCCCAAAGCAACGTCTCATCTTGGTTGAAAATCTAAAACTATGTTCAAAGGTCGCTCCAACCAGGCGAGTATGGATTCCCAAACCCGGAAAGGAGGAGAAAAGACCTTTAGGCATCCCGACAATGAAAGACCGAGCTTTGCAAGCACTTGTCAAACTGGCACTAGAGCCAGAATGGGAAGCGCGATTTGAAGCCAACTCATACGGTTTCAGACCCGGACGCTCATGTCACGATGCGGTTCAGGCTATATATGACACAATTAGGTTTAAGGGCAAATATGTCCTTGATGCCGATATTGCTAAATGCTTTGACCAAATCGACCATAAAGCACTGCTAAGAAAATTAAATACATTCCCTACCATACGCCGTCAAATCCGAGCATGGTTAAAAGGGGGAGTGATGGACGCAAAGCAGTTGTTTCCAACAACTGAGGGAACGCCACAGGGCGGGGTCATTTCTCCGTTACTAGCAAACATTGCCCTCCACGGGATGGAAAATCTAATCAAAAGGGTATTCCCAAAACGGGGATACTCTGAAAATGGGGTAAAGAAGACATTCTATCCTCCATCCGTGATCAGATATGCCGACGACTTCGTGATTCTCCACGAAGACTTAACCATCGTCCAAAGTGGCAAGGATATAATCCAGGAATGGTTGAAAGACATGGGTTTGGAACTAAAACCTAGCAAAACAAGACTTGCTCACACCCTCAACCCGTATGAACAAGAACAGCCAGGATTTGATTTCCTTGGCTTCAATATACGTCAATACAAAGTGGGTAAATACCACTCTGGAAAAGACAAATATGGAAGAGCGCTAGGAATAAAACCAATCATCACCCCAAGCAAGGATAAGCAGAAGGTACACTACGAACAGATTGCGGAAGTTATCAACGCCCACAGGAATGCACCACAAGTGGCGCTAATTAAGAAACTGAACCCGATTATTCGGGGATGGGCTAACTACTACGCAACACAAGTAAGTAAGGTGGCTTACTGTGACCAAGATTACCTCATGTACCAGAAGCTCAGAGCTTGGGCAAAGCGCCGACACCCCAAAAAATCCGGGGGATGGGTGTCAAAGAAGTATTGGCAATCCATAGACGGCGACAACTGGGTATTCGCAACCAGGCAAAAAGGTAATAACCCTACGCGGTTACTAAAACATAGCGAAACACCAATTAAGCGCTATGTAAAGGTTAAGGGCGAATCGTCCCCATACAACGGCAACTTGGTTTATTGGAGTTCAAGAATGGGTAACAACCCTGAAATGCCTAAGACACTGGCAACATTGTTGAAGAAGCAAAAAGGGAAATGTACTCACTGCGGATTAATTTTCCGTGAAAACGATGTGATGGAAGTTGACCACAGAATCCCTAAGTCGCAAGGTGGAAAGGATTTCTACGATAATTGGCAGCTTCTACATAGACATTGCCATGACACAAAGACCGTCACAGATGGCAGTCTCGGCAATCAATCTGGCTGTAACAGTGCCAAGCCTAAGCTCACCAAAAGGCTCGAAAGAGTCGAGGACAAATGGGTAATGAGGTATGCATGA
- the ldpA gene encoding circadian clock protein LdpA, with translation MTKLYTPLQSLKEGRWFKLICGASFQHLPAVRNLTLAYTLAGADCIDVAADPAVIAAAKTALGVATSLVESGLAQGMGYSNQPWLMVSLNDGEDPHFRKAEFNPNACPPDCPRPCQTICPAQAIVFEPPPTPPESRKQAKPDQPFNYPHSPQGFSGVIDQRCYGCGRCLPVCPSQLIYTRSYVSAPTTLAELILSTGVDALEIHTQVGHFTDFKRLWGAIAPWMHTLKLLAISCPDGEGMIDYLWELYHLITPLPCPLLWQTDGKPMSGDIGTGTTRKAVKLAQKVLSANLPGYVQLAGGTNHHTVSKLKTVGLLNPGTPEDATANPIQPFVAGVAYGSYARVLLAPILDQLDQYHEANHNINFQAFPLLSRANLENDPHRLAKAVALAHSLVSQLKSEPKPVQPELSRFCQ, from the coding sequence GTGACTAAACTGTACACTCCCTTACAATCCCTAAAGGAAGGTCGCTGGTTCAAGCTCATCTGTGGCGCAAGTTTTCAGCACCTACCTGCCGTTCGTAACCTCACCTTGGCGTATACTCTAGCTGGGGCTGATTGTATTGATGTGGCAGCTGACCCTGCCGTAATTGCGGCGGCAAAGACAGCCTTAGGGGTGGCGACAAGTCTGGTGGAGTCCGGTCTTGCACAAGGCATGGGATACAGTAACCAACCCTGGTTAATGGTCAGTTTAAATGATGGGGAAGATCCCCATTTTCGCAAAGCTGAATTTAATCCCAATGCTTGTCCTCCCGACTGTCCCCGTCCTTGCCAAACCATTTGTCCGGCTCAAGCTATTGTCTTTGAGCCACCGCCAACTCCGCCGGAGTCCCGAAAACAGGCGAAACCAGACCAACCTTTCAACTATCCTCACTCGCCCCAGGGATTCTCCGGTGTTATTGATCAACGCTGTTATGGCTGCGGACGTTGCTTACCCGTTTGCCCCAGTCAACTGATCTATACTCGCTCCTATGTATCCGCCCCCACAACTCTAGCGGAACTGATTCTTTCAACGGGCGTTGATGCTTTGGAAATTCACACCCAAGTTGGGCATTTTACTGATTTTAAACGACTCTGGGGCGCGATCGCTCCCTGGATGCATACCCTGAAGTTGCTGGCTATCAGTTGTCCGGATGGTGAAGGCATGATTGATTATCTCTGGGAACTTTACCATCTGATCACGCCCTTACCTTGTCCCCTCCTCTGGCAAACCGATGGCAAACCAATGAGCGGTGATATTGGTACAGGAACCACTCGAAAAGCCGTGAAACTGGCACAAAAGGTGTTATCCGCCAACTTACCTGGATACGTGCAACTGGCGGGTGGAACCAATCACCATACCGTGAGTAAACTCAAAACAGTAGGACTCCTCAACCCTGGAACCCCAGAAGACGCTACCGCTAACCCCATCCAGCCCTTTGTCGCGGGTGTGGCTTACGGAAGCTATGCCCGGGTATTACTGGCTCCAATTTTAGACCAACTCGATCAATACCATGAAGCAAATCATAATATCAATTTCCAAGCATTTCCATTATTATCAAGGGCAAACCTGGAAAATGATCCACATCGGCTGGCAAAAGCCGTGGCTCTAGCCCATTCCTTGGTGTCTCAACTCAAGTCTGAGCCTAAGCCTGTTCAACCCGAACTCAGTAGGTTCTGTCAATAG
- a CDS encoding RNA-guided endonuclease InsQ/TnpB family protein: protein MHDLHLIVEEPCERKLSRTVLKTRGTGDSLAEFNNCLPEFKKVWTEYAELGSHTLQATLKRVDFTYKRFFKGLGKYPKFKAKRRYSGWTYPDKASWKALSNGPNGYLELRDLGLKIQMRGQARTWGTPTTCTIFFRNGLWYASITVQCNPTRQTGTGSIGIDLGCKDAVTLSTGEKIAKPDFIKEGHKKVKVASKRLRRKRPPNRNKKVKGSRRWKKERKQLSKVQSKIARQREDWLHKVTSDIVSGNSLIGGEQLNVKGMTRKAKKGKRKKQKAGLNRSILDVGFGLVGDLLTYKSAEAGGFYVESPTRMLKPTQRCAKCWELTPKSLADRVHVCSNPDCGHTEDRDINAAQVNEIWARGLERTSLDAELPSSTDCGSMKQLGARKRQKQRLQQSKSL from the coding sequence ATGCATGACTTGCACCTTATCGTTGAGGAGCCGTGTGAGAGGAAACTTTCACGCACGGTTTTGAAGACCAGGGGGACTGGTGACAGTCTCGCTGAGTTTAATAACTGTTTACCTGAGTTTAAAAAGGTTTGGACTGAGTATGCTGAATTAGGTTCCCATACGTTACAAGCTACCTTAAAGCGGGTTGATTTTACCTATAAGCGATTTTTCAAGGGATTAGGTAAGTATCCTAAGTTCAAAGCGAAGCGGCGGTATAGTGGCTGGACATATCCAGACAAAGCTAGTTGGAAGGCTTTATCTAACGGACCCAATGGTTACTTAGAACTGAGAGACCTTGGTTTAAAGATTCAAATGCGGGGTCAAGCTAGAACTTGGGGAACCCCGACTACTTGCACAATCTTTTTCAGGAATGGTTTGTGGTATGCATCAATCACCGTGCAGTGCAACCCAACTCGCCAGACGGGTACAGGTTCAATCGGGATCGACCTTGGCTGTAAAGACGCGGTGACGCTTTCAACTGGCGAGAAAATTGCTAAACCCGATTTTATTAAGGAGGGACACAAAAAGGTTAAGGTAGCCTCAAAGCGGTTAAGACGCAAGAGACCGCCGAATAGGAATAAGAAGGTCAAGGGGTCGAGGCGATGGAAAAAAGAACGTAAACAGCTCTCTAAAGTTCAGAGCAAAATAGCCCGACAACGGGAAGATTGGCTGCACAAAGTAACCAGTGATATAGTCAGCGGTAATAGCCTAATCGGTGGTGAGCAGTTAAACGTCAAGGGCATGACTCGAAAAGCAAAAAAGGGTAAGCGTAAGAAACAGAAAGCCGGATTAAATCGGTCTATTCTAGACGTTGGGTTTGGTCTAGTCGGTGATTTATTAACCTACAAATCGGCTGAGGCAGGTGGGTTTTATGTTGAGTCACCAACCCGGATGCTCAAGCCAACTCAACGGTGTGCTAAATGTTGGGAATTAACGCCTAAGAGTTTAGCTGATAGAGTTCATGTTTGCTCTAATCCTGACTGCGGTCATACCGAAGACAGAGATATCAATGCTGCCCAAGTAAATGAGATTTGGGCAAGGGGCTTGGAACGAACCTCTTTAGACGCAGAGCTGCCTAGCTCTACTGATTGTGGAAGCATGAAGCAACTAGGAGCGAGGAAGCGTCAGAAACAGCGACTTCAACAAAGTAAGTCGCTGTAG
- a CDS encoding R3H domain-containing nucleic acid-binding protein: MQITEDLQKLLAILPEDIRQILEQHPHRDNLIEVVMDLGRFPEVRFPSGAEYLSETPVTAEQLNYCVERVGHFSGDNRAGLEKTLHRISAIRNRPGDIIGLTCRVGRAVFGTIGLIHDLVERGQSILMLGRPGVGKTTALREIARVLADDLQKRVVIIDTSNEIAGDGDIPHPAIGRARRMQVSRPELQHQVMIEAVENHTPEVIVIDEIGTELEALAARTIAERGVQLVGTAHGNQIENLIKNPTLSDLVGGIQAVTLGDDEARRRGSQKTVLERKAPPTFEIAVEMLERQRWVVHESVADTVDALLRGRKPNPQMRTVDDQNKVIITREFPDAPAPLERRTQSGLVAKPSGWRSSGQMQPLSRSSSPASAQTSYFDQLLHDSWQQPNSVGEVIDTIGPNGEDLPLHVYPYGVSRHQIEQVIRVLNLPVVLTKDMDSADAILGLRSHVKSHSKLRSIARSRQIPIHAVKASTVPQVSRALRRMLDMDDPGVPDAADLRLFTQSGSDDEIEALEEARLAVEQIVIPNGQPVELLPRSPKVRKMQHELVEHYRLKSDSFGDEPNRRLRIYPA, encoded by the coding sequence ATGCAGATTACTGAGGATCTCCAAAAATTACTCGCTATTTTGCCAGAGGATATTCGCCAAATCCTGGAGCAACACCCCCATCGCGACAATTTAATTGAAGTGGTGATGGATTTGGGTCGATTTCCTGAGGTGCGTTTTCCCTCTGGTGCCGAATATCTGTCCGAAACCCCCGTCACCGCTGAACAATTAAACTATTGTGTTGAGCGGGTTGGGCATTTCAGTGGGGATAATCGAGCCGGACTGGAGAAAACCTTACACCGGATTAGTGCGATTCGCAATCGTCCCGGCGACATTATCGGGCTAACCTGTCGCGTCGGACGAGCGGTGTTTGGCACTATTGGTCTGATTCATGATCTGGTCGAACGGGGTCAATCAATTTTGATGTTGGGGCGTCCAGGTGTGGGCAAAACGACGGCGTTACGCGAAATTGCCCGGGTGCTGGCAGATGATCTACAAAAACGGGTGGTGATTATTGATACCTCCAATGAAATTGCAGGCGATGGCGATATTCCCCATCCCGCCATTGGTCGAGCTCGGCGGATGCAAGTGTCGCGTCCAGAACTTCAACATCAGGTGATGATTGAAGCGGTAGAAAATCATACACCCGAAGTGATTGTCATTGATGAAATTGGCACCGAACTCGAAGCCCTCGCCGCTCGCACGATCGCGGAACGGGGGGTGCAGTTGGTGGGGACGGCGCATGGAAACCAAATTGAGAATCTGATTAAAAATCCGACGCTCTCTGATTTAGTCGGTGGGATTCAAGCCGTAACTCTGGGGGATGATGAAGCCAGACGTCGGGGTTCTCAAAAAACGGTATTGGAACGCAAAGCCCCGCCCACGTTTGAGATTGCCGTGGAAATGCTGGAGCGTCAGCGCTGGGTCGTGCATGAGAGTGTTGCGGATACCGTGGATGCGCTACTGCGGGGACGCAAACCGAATCCCCAAATGCGGACGGTGGATGACCAAAATAAGGTAATTATTACCCGTGAATTCCCCGATGCACCCGCACCCCTGGAGCGCCGTACCCAGTCCGGGTTAGTGGCAAAACCCAGTGGCTGGCGTTCGTCGGGACAGATGCAGCCACTATCGCGTTCCTCATCACCGGCGTCGGCTCAAACCAGTTATTTTGATCAGCTTCTCCATGACTCTTGGCAACAACCCAATTCCGTTGGCGAGGTTATAGATACGATTGGACCCAATGGTGAAGATCTGCCCCTCCATGTCTATCCTTATGGGGTGAGTCGCCATCAAATTGAGCAGGTGATTCGGGTACTAAATTTACCCGTTGTCTTAACCAAGGATATGGATAGCGCCGATGCCATTTTAGGCTTGCGATCGCATGTTAAAAGTCACTCGAAACTGCGCTCAATTGCCCGCTCCCGGCAAATTCCGATTCATGCGGTTAAAGCCAGCACCGTTCCCCAAGTGAGTCGCGCCCTGCGGCGGATGTTGGATATGGATGATCCTGGAGTTCCCGATGCAGCGGATTTGCGGTTGTTTACCCAAAGTGGCAGTGATGATGAGATTGAGGCGCTAGAAGAAGCACGGTTAGCCGTCGAGCAAATCGTTATTCCTAATGGACAGCCCGTCGAATTACTACCGCGATCGCCAAAAGTGCGAAAGATGCAGCACGAACTGGTGGAACATTATCGCCTCAAGTCCGATAGTTTTGGTGATGAACCCAATCGCCGCTTGCGAATCTATCCCGCTTGA